Part of the Nicotiana sylvestris chromosome 5, ASM39365v2, whole genome shotgun sequence genome is shown below.
tgaaaagtggctaaatttcgattatttttgaaactgtgtctatttttgaatgaccacttgtaaatctggctatttttgaatttctcccgtcAATAAATGGGTCAATGCCCACCCAGCCCAAAGTATACTTGGGCTAAGATGGGCTGGGTCAAGATGGCTAAACAATGGGTCATAGTCCAACCCGCCCAACTTGCCCCATGTTTTATAACAATGCCCATCTTACATAACAAAGCCTTTTACCTTAAAATGTGTAAGTTGAAAAATATTTTGCGGGACGGGTTGGGatgggtgggtggtgcagaaaattgaaaatacaaagaaaaaagtaaaaaaaaaattgtcggGGTTGGAGGGGAGTAGGGTgtagggtgggtgggtggtgcaggaaaaaaaaacttgaaaataaaaaaaagtaatttttttttgtctAAGGGGGTTTGCACGGGGGAGGGGGGTTAATGGGTAGGGTGGGTGGAtggtgcagaaaaataaaaaaaatagaaaattgaaaatacaaaaaaaaaagtaaaattggaaCAACTAAGTAAATTTTTAGATAAGTTGGGTTGAGATCCCTTTGTTTTGGATGGGTTTTATGAGTTGTATTTGTGCTGCTTAATGGGCCAGAATGAGttataaaaaatagaaattttacctcctatagcaaaggttaacactttatttattttaaataaataccattttagaaatttatattctatagataccttttaatgtttatagcaaaatatctaattttggttacctcctacccctaagccactaaatacgctattcagttacactattttctttctctctctactttgatacatgtcattctcttaTCCATTCCCTGTTTTGAGCCTTAAATTTCTCTGATTAGGGGACTTTGCATCCATGACCAAGAACCTTGACTCTCTTGTCTTCTCATTGTGCACATACGACACAATGAATCCAATGACAAATCAAAGAGTCATGGCATACATTAGAGCCTCCTGCTAACGTGCACTTGTGACCCATTTCCATGGCGAAACGAGGACGGGGGAGACCCAGGAAACACGCAGAGAATGGAACAACGACAACAATGGACAATACTAAAAGTGGATATGGAAATGATGCTAATTTGAATACCCCGCTATCACAAGTGATGACGAGTGAGAATAGTCTAGTATCTATAAGCCCTCAAATGGGTGAGGCATCTAGATCAAAATCAGATAGACCAGAGGTAGCTGGAATTCAATTGCAACATACACCTTATATTCAAGCTGCAACTCAATCTAAAGATGAAGTGAGTCAAATTCAACTGATGAAGGAGGATGGGGAGAAGGCGAATCAACCTAAGACATGGTCTGGTTTGTTTTCTCAAAATCGAGTAGCGGCTAATGGTATGCCTTTGTCTTTTATTCCTCCCACAGTAATCGATGGTAGACCTATAGTAACATTGGAGCATTCTGAAATTGTGAAGCAAATTGAGGAATGGAGGAATGCACTGGTGCTTTATGTGATTGGTGAAACCCCAAATTTTTCTTATATGAGTAGTTATATTGCTCGTAATTGGAATTCAGTGGCAGCCCCTGATATATATCTGCATGATGATGGATTTTATATTGTTAAATTCAAAAACATCCATGATAGGGATGAGATCCTATACTCAGGGCTATATACTATTAATAGTATGCCAATGATTCTAAAGGTTTGGTCATCAGATTTTGATTTCAAACAGGAATTTCCTAGAACTATGCCCTTATGGATTAGATTTCCTAATTTACCATTAAACTGCTGGGGCTCGATTACTCTAAGCAAAATTGCTAGCCGACTTGGAAATCCTCTGTTTGCGTATGAATGTACCAGAAAGCAGATCAGAGTGTTGTATGCTAGAGTGTTAGTCGACATGGATGTGATACATGAATTGCGGATGGAAATTGAAATAGTTGATCCATCTAGACGGACATTTGCACAAGAAGTCACTTATGATTGGAAACCTGTGTTTTGCAAAGCTTGTGTCATGTATGGGCATGAGTGTAAAATAGACAATAGAAAGGTGAATCAACAGCTGAGACATGGCCCAGTACATCAAGAGCAACCAAGGAAAGGGCAGATAGACAAAGGGGGGCAAAGGGGAGCACAAAAGGACTTGAATATGCAATGGGTTAGCAAGCCTCCACAGAATAAGAAACCTATAAATGTTTCGATACAACAGATGAGGCCTGAGAATCAATTACAAAAGAACGATCAGAGTGAGAGGAAGCAATCTCCTGGGAAAGGGATTGTTGTTGTGACCCCTCAAACAGAACAAGCAGGAAAGATAGTTAATATTGGTTCTTCCTCTCAGGTACAGAGGCCGGACACTATGTCATATTCAGCTCTCGTTCAGCAAGGAACAAGTAACTTACAAGTGGGGGCTCCTGTGAGAACTAGTAATGTTTTCTCTCCTCTGTCTAAAAGAATTTTGTGTGTTGATGAAGCAGGTAAACCTCCAGATAGAAGGAATGAACAACCTTTACAATGAATTGGCTTATATGGAATGTGAGGGGCATGAATAATCCCTTCAAGCAGAGGGAGATAGGAAACTATTTGAAGAAGCATAGAATAAAACTAGTAGGGATACTTGAAACTCGAGTGAAGGTAGCTAAGTTTACTAATAGCCTAGCCAAAATTGCTAAAGGATGGAAGTTTGCTCATAACTATGCACATGCTGTAAATGGTAGAATATGGCTAATATGGCATGATGTTGTTGTTAATGTTTCAATATTGGACATACATGGACAATATATTCATTGTAAAGTTGTTGATAGAAAGTCTAATTTTAAATGTGTAATGACAGTGATATATGGAAAGAATACTATAGCGGAAAGAAGAAACCTATGGGCTGGACTTTTGAGGGTTGGAAGTGCTATAAATGAACCATGGTGCATCTGTGGTGATTTTAATACTCCCTTACACTCTACATACAGAACAGGTGGGCAGTCAGTCACAAAATATGAAACAAGAGAATTTCAGCAAGTCTTAGACTTTCTCAACTTGATAGATATGAAAGCTTCTGGAAGATTTTTTTTACTTGGACAAATAGGCATGTATGGAGCAGAATTGACAGAGCTTTATGTAATGCTCCTTGGATCATGGAATTTGGTAATCTAACAGCTCAGTTTAGGGAGAATTTTTTTTCCAGATCACACCCTTATCCACATTGAGCATACTAATGTTAACAGCTTTATGAGGAGACCTTTCAGATTCATCAATGTGATAGCTGACAATGATAAATTCCTACAACTAATAGCTAGCATTTGGGAACAAGACGTCCAGGGGACATGCATGTTTAGGGTCTGGTCTAAATTAAAATTGTGCAAAGACCCTTTGAAGGATCTTATGTGCAGGGAGGTGGGTAGTATTGACAAAAGGGTAAATGAATCTAGAGATAATCTGCAGAATATCCAGACTTTACTTACTTTGCATACAGATATTGGCTTGATGGGAAAGGAGAAGGAAGCATTGGATGAGCTAAATAAGTGGTCGGACATACAGGAAAGAATTCTAAAGCAAAAAGCTAAGGCACACTGGATAAATgttggggatgggaataatagaTATTTTTTGCTTGTATGAAGGCTAGGGCCAATTCAAACAATATATCTGTATTAAAGGGAGGTGATGGTAGAGTATTGCAGAAGCATGATGATATTAAGGATGAAATCCTTCAGTTCTATAAAGGGCTCCTAGGATCTGATACTGACAGAGTGCCTTGTATTGACTTGAATATTATGAGACAGGGACCTAGTCTTACCATGCAACAACAAAGGGATATGTGTTCGGAGATAACTCAAGAGGAAATCAAAGCTGCTCTCTTTGATATTGATGATAACAAGGCCCCAGGGATTAATGGGTTTAATGctctattttttaaaaaagcttGGCCTATTGTTAGAGAGGATGCATGTGAAGCTGTTCAGGAATTCTTCCAAAGATGCAAAATGCTAAGAGCTGTGAACAATACAGTGGTGACTTTGGTGCCAAAATCTACTCATCCAGAGACTGTGCGAGATTTTAGACCTATAGCATGTTGTTCTACTCTTTATAAAATTATATCCAAAATCATCTCAGGAAGAATCAAAGGTGTAATTGATAAAATAGTAGGGCATAGTCAGTCTGCCTTCATACCTGGAAGACTTATATCAGATAACATAATTTTAAGCCATGAGTTGGTCAAAGGGTACACTAGAAAACACATATCTCCAAGGTGTATGATCAAGGTAGACTTGTAGAAAGCTTATGATTCAGTAGAATGGTACTTCATTGAACAAATGCTTAAAGAACTTGGATTTCCCGAGAATGGTATTATGGATCATGACATGTATAAACTTAGTTAGTTACACTTTATTGATTAATAGGGGTTAGTCAGATACATTGAAGGCAAGGAGGGGTTTGAGACAGGGTGATCCTATGTCTCCTTACATTTTTGTGTTGCTTATGGAATATTTAAACAAGTGCTTGGGTACATTGAAGGATGAGCCTGAGTTTAATTTTCACCCGAGATGCCAGAAGTTGGGAATCACACACCTTTGCTTTGTAGATGATTTGCTACTGTTTGCTAGGGGAGATACCAAGTCAGTCCAGATGCTTAGGAATAGATTTGCCCTATTCTCTGAGGCTTCTGGGCTAAAAGCAAATCTAAACAAAAGTCAAGTCTATTTTGGAGGGATAGATGAGGATACAAGAATGAATATTCTGAACTTGCTGGGGTATGAGATGGGGGAATTGTCGTTCAAATATCTTGGAGTTCCTCTGTCGACTAAAAGACTCACAGCTATACAATGCTGGCCATTGGTGGATAAGATTACATCTAGAATTACTTCTTGGATGGCTAAAAGCTTGTTATATGCAGGGAGGCTGCAGCTCATCAAAGCTGTCTTATTTGGGGTTCAAGCATACTGGTCACAGTTATTTCTTCTGCCTCAGAAAGTGATTAAACTAATTGAGGCTACATGTAGAAGTTACTTATGGACAGGTGAAGCCACTATCTCTAGAAGAGCCCTAGTAGCATGGGAGAAAATCTGTTTACCTAAAGGAGTAGGAGGACTAAATGTTCTTAACTTAAGGATATGGAACCAGGCTGCTATATGCAAGTTGTTCTAGGCTCTAAGCCAATACAAGGAGAAATTATGGATCACATGGATACATACATACTATATAAAGAAACTGGATCTATTCACTATGGTGGTGCCAAATCAGGCTTCATGGATGGTTAGGAAAATAATGAATATGAGAAAGAATTGGCATAAACTAAGTACTTGTTCTCAGCTAACCAAGAGGGGAAAGTTTCAGATTACAGCTGCTTATAAAACTTTGAGAGGTACAATAGTAAATGTTCCTTGGAAGAAGTTGACTTGTCACAATGCTGCTGCTCTTAAACAAGTATTCATTCTATGGCTTGCATTGCTTAGTAAACTAAGAACCAAAGATGTCTTACTGAGTTGGGCATTAGTGTGGATAGTGTATGTATGTTATGTAATTCCTGCCCAGAAACCTCTTCACATATCTTTTTTGAATGTCCTTACTCAAGATCAATCTGGCAGGATGTGCTAAGTTGGATGAAGTGGCAAAGAACCATCTTGAACTGGGAATTGGAGTGGCGATGGGTTTCTGAGATAGCTAAAAGAAGAACTGCACCAGGTGTTCTGCTAAAGGCATGTTTTGCTGTTGTTATATATGAAATATGGATTGAGAGGAATAATCGGGTGTATCAACACAAGGACAAAAGCAGGGAGGCAATACTACATGACTTGAAGACTTATCTATGTATAAGAGTTAGAGACAACGGGAAATTATTTGAGTTTATTTGTTCATTATAGGTGTTTTGACGTTCACTATAGGTATCTGGATGTTTTTAAGGCTTCTAGTTGCATAGGATACAGTTTATTTGAGAGGGGCATGAACTAGTTTGTTTTGCCCTCGTTTTGTACAGCTACTCGGTAATTAATAAAATTTCTTTAATTGccaaaaaatcaaagagtcataCAACAAACCTAGTGAAGTTATAAAAAGCAAAACACGAAATTTAGGAGAGTGAATTAAACGAAAAATTAAAACTTCACCATGAACAATGTATGAAACTGAAGCTTTTCTGCTTCGACGTTCTCTTCTCTATTGAGCTGAACCCGACCCGCTTGACGATTTAGGTGTTATTTGCTTGCTAATTGGACCCAATATTTGGCCCTTGTCCTTTTAGCTATTTTTCCAATTTTATTCCACAAAAGAGCACTCTTCTACAAATAATTGGCACTCCATTATGCAATCGCGCCGATCAGCTTCTGCTACTGATACGTCCAATTTTGCTATGCATGCTATCTTTGGCATAGGGTCTCTAATGGTTGCATATACATACATGTTGGGAACAGTGAGATTCAGGATTTTTGCTTGACGGCAGCTTcgtcggaaattagggtttgttcttgaataaagatgacggagtttggggctgagcaacctgattttctgttaatatatttcaatgtatcgtgctgtatttttatgtatttcattgtattcattgtaatttaatgtatctcgctgtattccatgtatttcattgtattcactgtctttttttcattgtatttcaatgtatcccgttgtattctatgtatttcattgtattcactgtctcgctatatgccatgaatgtattcatatatttttttaattaatataatttatgtattcagatgtattatataatttctccaaagattgctatgtttttggggtatttttcggttgagaatcctTTTTATAACTAGAAATACAAAATTTATGTGttgtaattgagtttgttgagttatattaaaagtatattgtgttaattgattccCTTTATATTTAAatgtaatctcatgtttcacgacgtgaatacaatcgaatacagtcgaatacaataatataTCCAGCAGTAATCTCATGTTtgacgccatgaatacagtcgaatacaataatataTCCAGCAGTAATCTCATGTTtgacgccatgaatacagtcgaatacactcgaatacaacaactgattagctggacttccctgattcacgcctatttttgctactgtattcatgaatagagtagcttaaatacatctaatacatcttataacaacagaaaacatatctacaatccgtaatatagcaaatggtatctatagatagctaattaccactaaaagatagtgctttatgaaaatttctctaaaaAATAATAGGT
Proteins encoded:
- the LOC138869539 gene encoding uncharacterized protein produces the protein MNWLIWNVRGMNNPFKQREIGNYLKKHRIKLVGILETRVKVAKFTNSLAKIAKGWKFAHNYAHAVNGRIWLIWHDVVVNVSILDIHGQYIHCKVVDRKSNFKCVMTVIYGKNTIAERRNLWAGLLRVGSAINEPWCICGDFNTPLHSTYRTGGQSVTKYETREFQQVLDFLNLIDMKASGRFFLLGQIGMYGAELTELYVMLLGSWNLVI